The sequence below is a genomic window from Desulfobulbus oligotrophicus.
CTGCTCCATCAGTTGAATGAACCGATCAAACAAATATTCGGCATCGTGGGGGCCGGATGCAAACTCAGGATGATACTGCACGGAAAAGGCCGGCAGTTCACGGTGACGCATACCTTCCAGGCTGTTATCGTTGAGATTGGTATGGGTTGCTTCAACACTCGCCGGTACACTTGCAGTGTCGATGCAAAAACCATGGCTTTGAGAGGTTATCTCCACTCTACCGGTAAGCAGATTTTTCACCGGATGATTACTGCCGCGATGACCGGCTTTAAGCTTATAGGTACGGCAGCCATAAGCCAGGCCCAGCAGCAGATGACCAAGACAGATGCCAAATATCGGCACCTGCCCCAACAGCTTTTTAACATTACCGACAACGTTGTGCACAGCGGCCGGATTGCCGGGTCCGCTGGAAAGAAAAACGCCGTCAGGCTGCAGAGCAAGAACCTCTTCAGCCGGTGTATCGGCAGGTACGACGAGCACTCGGCACCCTTTACGGGCCAACAGACGCAGCTGAGCGTACTTAACACCGTAGTCATAAACAACCACTTTATATCCTGCGCCCTCTGCAAAGTGATCCGCCGGCAACGGAACATCGTC
It includes:
- the carA gene encoding glutamine-hydrolyzing carbamoyl-phosphate synthase small subunit codes for the protein MKALIGLEDGTVLTARSFSGSGEAMGELVFNTSMTGYQELLTDPSGAGQLVTMTYPLIGNSGVNPEDMESAGIHPRALLVREYQRWPSNYRATESLADFLQRSGVLGVEGVDTRLLTRKIRTAGTMKALISTEDMDPDSVVRRARAWSGLDERDLVKQVSCVTRYRWQDDVPLPADHFAEGAGYKVVVYDYGVKYAQLRLLARKGCRVLVVPADTPAEEVLALQPDGVFLSSGPGNPAAVHNVVGNVKKLLGQVPIFGICLGHLLLGLAYGCRTYKLKAGHRGSNHPVKNLLTGRVEITSQSHGFCIDTASVPASVEATHTNLNDNSLEGMRHRELPAFSVQYHPEFASGPHDAEYLFDRFIQLMEQAS